The sequence GGAAGTTACCAATTGCTTCTCAGTGCCTCACAATGAGTCTGAAGATGAGGTGAGTGGGTATCCGGGCTGCCCCCTGTAGTCTCTAGCTGTTCATTTGCTGGGCTTCTCTGCCCATACCATATGTGGTGCTCATAACTAGAGCTCCTTCAGCCAGGGGAGCTTTGTTCCATTTGTATAGTACTTCTCCTGGGTGTGGTCTATCTATTTGGGTGGCCTCTCTACCTATTTTTTTGTAGGCTTCTGACTTCTTAGCTTCCCTTACTGTGTTCCTTCTTAGGTGGCTGTTGATATGGAATTTGCTAAGAACATGTATGAATTGCACAAGAAAGTCTCTCCAAATGAGCTCATCCTGGGCTGGTAAGTCGAAGGGGGAAATGGAAAGTCTCCCAGTGACTGCCAGGGTGTCCTGCCACCAGACTTGTATTGGAAGTATGTTACCTCACCCCagtaccaaccagttgccatcaagttgattccaactcatggtgaccccatatgtttcagactGGAACGCTGTCAGAGTGGTCCAtacagtttttaatggctgtgatctttcagaagtagatctccaggcttttcttcgaagtcttttctgggtggactcaaatctccaacctgtCGATTaggagctgagcatgttaaccatttgtaccacccaggaactccacattacgtcaaagccaaaaaccaaacccattgccattgagtcgattccgactcatagtgaccctacaagccagggtagaactaccccatagaggttccagggagcacctggtggattcgaactgccgaccgttttggttggcagctgtagcacataagcactatgccaccagggtttccatatttcatTGAGGAACCATGaatttaatatattttgctggcaGGTCTGATCCTTGTGAGGCCAGAAACATTTGTTTTGAATTGTAGCTTTTACTGAGCAAGTCTTTTTGCCTTACTGGTGACATGAGATTTTATTGACAACTCTGTGTCGGCCTTTTACTTGATTTGTGTAGTTTCCAGTGTGGGGAGAGAATACTAGCGTTTTAAACACTGCTGCCACCGCCAGATTGGTATTTGTGTCACATGTAGACATGAATCCATTTGTTGACCTCCATGACTATGTTCTACTTCCCAGGTATGCTACGGGCCATGACATCACAGAGCACTCTGTGCTGATCCATGAGTACTACAGCCGAGAGGCCCCCAACCCCATTCACCTCACTGTGGACACGAGCCTCCAGAATGGCCGCATGAGCATCAAGGCCTATGTCAGGTGACCACAGTCTTGGGCCACAAGGGCACAAAAGACTATATAGCTTAGCCTGGATAATGCTACCCTGCCCCCAAGCAAATTGAATTCCTTCATGGTATAACTCACTGCCTTCTAAGGAAGCCCGTTGCTTCCCTCTTAACAGTTACCATAAGGAAGGTTTTACTCTGAAAAAAAATCTGTCCCTGTAATTTCCACTCACTGATCCTTAGTTCTGCCTCAGGTTCTACTTGTCACCTCTTAACCAATTTCAGATGACAGCCCTTTAGATGTTTGAGGAAGCTCTTGTGTGTTTTTCATGTCATCTTTTCTAGAATCTACATACTTATATGGTGTTCTTTTCATGGTTCTGCACCATGTTCATTGCTTTCCTGAGCTATCCCATAGTTGGCCATTATCCCTAGTACTGAGCATAGTATGCAGAGTAATACAGATTAAAGGGAGACTGTCCTTATTTTGAGGGCATCTAGTAACCCAGCATTGAGTGGCAGTAACATCTGACACACTGAGCTTGCTGCCAGTTAAAACTCCAGGTAATGGGGGATGTTGAGAAAGGTCCTGGTGGCATGCTGAGGAAGGTGCTGCTTTGGGCGTTGAAGGATTATATTTTCCTGTTACAATGAAGGTATTTGTTAGTGCGTCTCTTATAGTGTGGAATTTTGTACTGTTTCTGTGTCTGTTGCTAATGTAACACGTTAATTGTTACGTTTACAGCAAAGATGGTGGGTGCTAAGTCCTTGTGGGCTGTAGCACTAAGCCCTGGCTGTTGCTTGATTGCTTATATTTAAGACTCCTCAAAATTGACTTGAAAGTGTATGGTTGATTTAGTAAAGACACTCACCTTTAATGAGATTATTTATAGCCCACAATCCAGTAGTGTTGGTGGgcaagagccttgttttttcattATGTGAACCAAGGTATTGATGGAGGGCTCAGTCCCAGAATAGACCCAGCCCTATATCTTCTTTCCATGGGAGTGGTGTATAGGCAGCCAGCTCCATAGGGAAATCCAGTCTTCTGTCCTGCTCATCGCCAAGGTTGTGCACTGTATGAAGTAATCTTCTAAAAGGTACCAGGCCAGCTCTAAAAGCTGAGTCCCCCCTCACAGGCCAAGGGTTTGCCGTGTGGAATGAGGTAAAGGGAGAAAGTGACTTTTGGTCCCATGAGACCTCTAAGGTTCAAATGGTCTTACCCTTCTTACCTTGGAACCTTTGAAGCTATACTCTTGGCTCCATACTCTTGCTTCTCATTGCTGTGGCTGCTTTTCCAGCCTAGACTAGGCATGGAAGCCGTCTCCCAAGGGTGTCTGTTTACCTTGACCTTCTCTCTCCCCAGCACTTTAATGGGTGTCCCTGGGAGGACCATGGGGGTGATGTTCACACCTCTGACAGTGAGATACGCATATTATGACACCGAACGCATCGGAGGTGAGTAGCCTTTCCAGACCCTCCTCAGAGGTCTCTGGCATTTTGTGGGGAAGGGAGTGGCTGCTCTGTAAAGGGATGGAGGGCTTGGGTGCTTATTGACCCTGTGAGATCGTGATGGTAGAGAGGCCTACTGGTATCTCCAGCCCTATTTCTTGGAAGTAACTATCTTGGTTATTCCTAAATGAATCATCTGTACTCACTTTcccattttttctgttttctgctcTTTCCCTGCTACTGTAGGTTGAGGGCAGTGAGACTAGGGCACTGACAGTGACTGCCCTTTTCCTGCCCTCAATCCTTCTCTCTCCTCAACTCTGCTCTTCCTATCAGACCTTTAATGCTTGCTTCAGCCAGTCCCTCCTTCCCTAAAATCTGTTTTGTGTTCCTGTTTTGCCTCAGTGATGAGAGACTTATTTTACCTTCCCACAAATTAATCAGCCATATTGGCTACCAGTCACTGAGTTTGCTTGGTTTACAGTCACATTACTCTCATTTTCTCTACTCTCATTGGTAATTTTCCTTGTGGTTTTCACTTCTTCCTTCTTGGGAAGTTGCTAGAATTATTTTCCctattgtttctctctctctctctcagggaTGACATTGTCATGAAGACAAGTTCATTTTTCAGATACTAATACTTTAGCAGAATGAGATTTTCTAGCAACTACATATGAATTGATGTCCCCAGCTTTActacatcttttttcttttggtggtaTGGCCTGTACTAGGAAAGGATTGATTTTATCTTGTATTGTGGCACGCTCTTTACTGTGAAGATTATAATAAGATGATTTTCTTAAGAGCACAGCACACAGTGTCTTTGGTAAATGTGTTCGCCAGTGTTTACTGCAGGTCTATTTCCCATATTCAGTGCTGGTGTGGTCCTTCTCAGTCTGTCCTGACCCACTAGTCCGTCTTCTGTTGTGAGGGGTTTATCAGAGCATTTGTTATTAAATTGATGGCTTATAATTACTCATTTTTACAAATCCCATCCCTATAATGTCACAGTTACACTCACATTTGCTAATACGTAGAAGTGAGACAACCGTTTTTCTCCTTTGCAGAGGTCAGCTTAAATCGTTTTATTTGTATTAGCATGTCTCCTAACCAGGTGCCTTCTTCCCAATCCTTATGAGACCTTCAGGATATTACATCAGGTGTGATCAGGGCTTACATGAAAATGACTCACAGTGGGCCCTCATAGCAGTGGTGGGAACGGAGGAGGTTCAGAGACAAAACAGATTTCTCGTGAATGTATGTGAATGTGGATGCTGAGCTTCTGAGGCAAAGTGAGGGAGAGACACTTCCTCTGTGTTTAAATAGAATGTATTCAGCCCTGGGCATCTATCAGAAGCTCCCGTGGAACTTTTGCTTAATGTAGGTACCAGAGTCCCGCTGCCAAAATTCTGATTTTATAAATTGCGAGTGGGACCCAgagtttattgctttttttttttttttttaactctgtcaATGATTCTGTGTTAGGATTCAGGAATAGAAGTTATTGTAAGGCTTGTATTGATCAGAAGTCACATTCTCTTGTGTAAATGGAATTCAAGGTAATTGTTTGAGAAATTGTTAGAGGTGGGAAATTATCAGCACCAGAGGCTATGTGGGTATTCATAGGAGACTGGAATCGATGATTAACACAGCAGTAGGTGAAGGAGCTGGCTCTACCAGGAGGAAGGAAAGCTATAAGGGCAGAGCAGTGAGTTTGAGGAAGCAGAATGAGTCCAAGGGGAGGGTTGCTGAGAGTCAGAAGGTCTAGATGCAGACCATCTTCTTCAGGATAGGATGACTTGGTTTCCTGTGTCTCTTCGTAACACCCCCGCAGTTGACTTGATAATGAAGACCTGTTTTAGCCCCAACCGGGTTATCGGGCTCTCAAGTGACCTGCAGCAAGTCGGAGGGGCATCAGCCCGTATCCAGGATGCCCTAAGCACAGTGTTGCAGTATGCAGAAGATGTACTGGTAAGGAGGGCAGAGGGCAGACAAAGGGGAGGGCACAGGTCTCCGCTCTGGAGTCACTGAGGGATGTGCTGGTGAAATGACAGTCCTCTCAGTGGTGAGAATTAACTGTGCCTcattgaatctttgttttggtgCTCAGTCTGGAAAGGTGTCAGCTGATAATACTGTGGGCCGCTTCTTGATGAGTCTGGTTAACCAAGTGCCCAAAATCATTCCTGATGACTTTGAAACCATGCTCAACAGCAACATCAATGTGAGTGCTATCATTCTGGGAGCCTGGGTCCTTCCCCAACCTCAGCACTTCCACAGGAATGTGAAGGAACGTGAAGGCGGCTAGGGAGTCGAGTGGGATGGTCTGGAGTAGAGCAGAGGAAGCAGGCTTCACCTGCGGCACGCTTACAGCCCAGCTTGGGAGGAAGGTCAAGATAGCATACATGTTCAGGGGATTCACTTCCTTCCTTCATGATTTCAGTGTCCCGGGTGCTACGGTGACTTGTTACTTAGATACATGACTGAAAGAAATGCTAAAATTCAGTTAGAGGTGCATGAAAATACGATTTCTTAATTTTCCTATCTGAGCTcacagaccccccccccccatattcTATCTTTGGATCTCCGCTTAAGAGCCCCTAGTCTATAAGAGTAACAATATTGATGAGAAAGTGTTCTCAAGCATTTCTTTCCTTCCCATCTTCCATCTTTGACTCTTGCTCGGTCTCACCCAGCTGTCATTTATCCAGGACAGTCCTCACTTTCAGCGTCCACCATGGGACTAGCCAGGACTGGGTTTTCTGGGCCCTTTCCATCCAACCACTCACtcatggattctttctcttccagGACCTGCTGATGGtgacctacctggccaacctcaCACAGTCACAGATTGCCCTCAATGAGAAACTTGTAAACCTGTGAATGGGCCCCAAGCAGCACTTCTGCCAATCTGGGCCCCAACCCTGGAATTCAGAATGGAGTGAAGTCTTTGTGGTCTTGAGTCACACTGAATCAGTCAACTGATTGCAATTCTAAATAAATACATAGCCTACTTTTGTAAACAGACTCCATCTTATGTGAGTTTATTGGTGGATGAAAGAGAAAGAACTGTTGTAGAACCCAGCAGGAAATGCGGTAGTGAATACTCTGGGTAAAAGCTAGGTGTGTGTTTGACATGAGTGTTGCCAACGGAACACTCACAGCCCAGGCCACCTTAGCTTCACCTGAACCCAGACCTGATAGCCTTCTTGGCCCACTAGTTTTACAGTGGCCCTTTTTCTTCACCCTCTTTTGCCTGTCATGAGATCAAGCTggacctctaaaaaaaaatttctttccgTCACTACTTCTTAGCATCTTACATGGATGACAGTACAAAGTGTTGCTTTACAAAGTACCTAAAGAATGTGCTAGCAAATGGGAGGAGAGAAAAGAAGGCGAGGAGACAGATTTCCATCCTGGGATGCTTGAGGACAGGTTATA comes from Elephas maximus indicus isolate mEleMax1 chromosome 7, mEleMax1 primary haplotype, whole genome shotgun sequence and encodes:
- the EIF3F gene encoding eukaryotic translation initiation factor 3 subunit F, with translation MATPPSPTSAPPATPSPAPATESAPAPAPAPSPAAAPAPAPAPASAPVPAPASAPASSSDPASAAATTSASAQSSASVQAPAQTSAPPPPPGPALPGPFPGGRVVRLHPVILASIVDSYERRNEGAARVIGTLLGTVDKHSVEVTNCFSVPHNESEDEVAVDMEFAKNMYELHKKVSPNELILGWYATGHDITEHSVLIHEYYSREAPNPIHLTVDTSLQNGRMSIKAYVSTLMGVPGRTMGVMFTPLTVRYAYYDTERIGVDLIMKTCFSPNRVIGLSSDLQQVGGASARIQDALSTVLQYAEDVLSGKVSADNTVGRFLMSLVNQVPKIIPDDFETMLNSNINDLLMVTYLANLTQSQIALNEKLVNL